A genomic stretch from Croceibacterium aestuarii includes:
- the aroC gene encoding chorismate synthase: MSWNTFGRVLRFTTWGESHGPALGAIVDGCPPGLSLTESDIQPFLDARRPGTSKFTTQRKEPDAVRILSGTFEGRTTGTPISLMIENVDQRSKDYSEVAKAYRPGHADYAYDAKYGLRDYRGGGRSSARETAARVAAGAVARLVIAEVTLTAYVSEIGGDAIDPARFDAAEIGNNPFFCPDAAAAKRWEALVDEARKAGSSLGAVVECVATGVPAGWGAPIYAKLDADLASAMMGINAVKGVEIGEGMAAARLRGEENADPMRPGENGSPEFLANHAGGIAGGISTGQPVVVRVAFKPTSSILIPQETVTREGAATELATKGRHDPCVGIRGTPVVEAMMALVLTDHKLLHRAQCGS; this comes from the coding sequence ATGAGCTGGAACACCTTCGGACGGGTCTTGCGTTTCACCACCTGGGGCGAAAGCCACGGGCCGGCGCTCGGCGCGATTGTAGACGGGTGTCCGCCGGGCCTTTCGCTCACCGAAAGCGATATCCAGCCGTTCCTAGATGCCCGGCGGCCGGGGACCAGCAAGTTCACCACCCAGCGCAAGGAACCCGACGCAGTCCGCATCCTCTCGGGCACGTTCGAGGGCCGGACCACCGGCACGCCGATTTCGCTGATGATCGAGAACGTCGACCAGCGCTCGAAGGATTATTCGGAAGTCGCCAAGGCTTATCGCCCGGGCCACGCCGACTATGCCTACGACGCCAAGTACGGTTTGCGCGACTACCGCGGCGGCGGGCGGTCGAGCGCGCGGGAGACGGCGGCGCGGGTCGCCGCGGGCGCGGTGGCGCGGCTGGTCATCGCGGAAGTGACGCTCACCGCCTACGTCTCGGAGATCGGCGGCGATGCGATCGACCCTGCGAGGTTCGACGCGGCCGAAATCGGCAACAACCCGTTCTTCTGCCCCGACGCGGCGGCGGCCAAGCGGTGGGAAGCGCTGGTCGACGAGGCGCGCAAGGCCGGCTCGAGCCTCGGCGCGGTGGTCGAATGCGTCGCGACCGGCGTTCCGGCCGGCTGGGGCGCGCCGATCTACGCCAAGCTCGACGCGGACCTGGCGAGTGCGATGATGGGCATCAATGCGGTCAAGGGCGTCGAGATCGGCGAAGGCATGGCCGCCGCCCGCCTGCGCGGGGAAGAGAACGCCGACCCGATGCGTCCGGGCGAAAACGGCTCGCCCGAGTTCCTCGCCAACCATGCGGGCGGCATCGCCGGCGGCATCAGCACCGGTCAGCCGGTGGTAGTTCGGGTGGCGTTCAAGCCGACCAGCTCGATCCTTATCCCGCAGGAAACCGTAACGCGCGAAGGCGCGGCGACCGAGCTCGCCACCAAGGGCCGCCACGATCCCTGCGTGGGCATCCGCGGCACCCCGGTGGTCGAGGCGATGATGGCGCTGGTCCTGACCGACCACAAGCTGCTGCACCGGGCGCAGTGCGGGTCATGA
- a CDS encoding enoyl-CoA hydratase-related protein, with the protein MSGQVAIRDVGGVREVTFDRPEKKNALSMAMYRAAREALEGAQRDPALRVVLFTGAGEVFTAGNDMADFARVASGAADADEGTRFIAALARAEKPIVAAVPGLAVGIGTTLLLHCDLVYLAQGARLTAPFVDLALVPEAASSLLLPARIGHVRAFAMFALGEGLTAQEAMALGLANAVLPAGDVLPAAREAAAALARRPLGALVATKRLMRDAETLLARTDAEMAEFRERLQSAEAREAFAAFMERRAPDFSGF; encoded by the coding sequence ATGAGCGGTCAGGTCGCGATTCGGGACGTCGGCGGGGTGCGCGAGGTGACCTTCGACCGGCCCGAGAAGAAGAACGCGCTCTCGATGGCGATGTACCGCGCCGCGCGCGAGGCGCTCGAAGGCGCCCAGCGCGATCCGGCGCTCCGCGTCGTGCTGTTCACCGGCGCGGGAGAGGTCTTTACCGCGGGCAACGACATGGCAGACTTCGCCCGGGTGGCGAGCGGCGCGGCCGATGCGGACGAGGGCACGCGCTTCATCGCGGCGCTGGCGCGGGCGGAAAAGCCGATCGTCGCCGCCGTCCCCGGTCTCGCGGTCGGTATCGGCACGACGCTGCTCTTGCACTGCGACCTCGTCTATCTTGCCCAGGGCGCGCGGCTCACCGCGCCTTTCGTCGATCTCGCGCTGGTGCCCGAGGCGGCTTCGAGCCTGCTGCTCCCCGCGCGCATCGGCCATGTTCGCGCCTTCGCGATGTTCGCGCTGGGCGAGGGGCTGACGGCGCAGGAGGCGATGGCGCTCGGTCTCGCCAACGCCGTCCTGCCCGCCGGCGACGTTCTGCCGGCAGCGCGCGAAGCCGCCGCGGCGCTGGCTCGCCGGCCGCTCGGCGCGCTCGTCGCCACCAAGCGGCTGATGCGCGACGCCGAAACGCTGCTGGCGCGGACCGACGCCGAAATGGCGGAGTTCCGCGAGCGCCTGCAGAGCGCCGAAGCGCGCGAGGCGTTCGCCGCATTCATGGAACGGCGCGCGCCCGACTTCTCGGGATTCTGA
- the ahpC gene encoding alkyl hydroperoxide reductase subunit C — protein sequence MGIIGSTIKPFKATAFKAGENFYDVTEKDIEGKWAVFFFYPADFTFVCPTELEDLGEHYEMLQKLGVEVFAVSTDTHFSHKAWHDTSEKIGKLKYAFLGDQMHVLSNNFGVLRDGVGLADRATFVVDPDGVIQLMEITCEGVGRNANELVRKIRAAQYVRSHPGEVCPAAWEEGSDTLAPSLDLVGKL from the coding sequence ATGGGTATCATCGGCAGCACGATCAAGCCGTTCAAGGCGACCGCCTTCAAGGCGGGCGAAAACTTCTACGACGTCACCGAAAAGGACATCGAGGGCAAGTGGGCCGTGTTCTTCTTCTACCCGGCGGACTTCACCTTCGTGTGCCCGACCGAGCTCGAGGATCTCGGCGAGCATTACGAGATGCTGCAGAAGCTCGGCGTCGAAGTTTTCGCGGTCAGCACCGACACGCACTTCAGCCACAAGGCGTGGCACGACACCTCGGAGAAGATCGGCAAGCTCAAGTACGCCTTCCTCGGCGACCAGATGCACGTACTGTCGAACAACTTCGGCGTGCTGCGCGACGGTGTCGGCCTGGCCGACCGCGCGACCTTCGTGGTCGATCCCGACGGCGTGATCCAGCTCATGGAAATCACCTGCGAGGGTGTCGGCCGCAACGCCAACGAGCTGGTCCGCAAGATCCGCGCCGCGCAATACGTGCGTTCGCATCCGGGCGAAGTGTGCCCGGCGGCCTGGGAAGAAGGCAGCGACACGCTGGCTCCCTCGCTCGACCTCGTCGGCAAGCTCTGA
- a CDS encoding PEP-CTERM sorting domain-containing protein (PEP-CTERM proteins occur, often in large numbers, in the proteomes of bacteria that also encode an exosortase, a predicted intramembrane cysteine proteinase. The presence of a PEP-CTERM domain at a protein's C-terminus predicts cleavage within the sorting domain, followed by covalent anchoring to some some component of the (usually Gram-negative) cell surface. Many PEP-CTERM proteins exhibit an unusual sequence composition that includes large numbers of potential glycosylation sites. Expression of one such protein has been shown restore the ability of a bacterium to form floc, a type of biofilm.), whose translation MSVRMALAKLSAAASIGAVAVGGAVHVAEAPASGAPEYHAGKYTKAAPVKYTKTKTAKRVIPHKVKRIRRTITLECAPGETMVKPGELGPGGAPAREEAYCYSQAAPQMAMVPVSVPLPPQGGMIAGGGGGAPVVIGGSGGFGGFGGGFFGGFFGGSSSGGSVNLSSTTTTTGGQSQGQGQVINVDVNVDNSNVGATSTSTSSGGSSTSTSTGGLTSTTTSSSGNVTSTSSSSGNVSSSTSSSTSGNVSTSTSTSTSSSTSGNITSSTSTSSSTSTSTSGSSSTSGSSSYGCGKHCGTTSGTQVPAPPMLLLFGAGAAAVFGRRRRRKPATA comes from the coding sequence ATGTCTGTACGTATGGCCCTCGCGAAACTGTCCGCAGCAGCGTCAATCGGCGCGGTTGCCGTCGGCGGTGCAGTGCACGTGGCAGAGGCGCCCGCCAGCGGCGCTCCCGAATATCACGCCGGGAAGTACACCAAGGCTGCGCCGGTGAAGTACACCAAGACCAAGACCGCCAAGCGCGTCATCCCGCACAAGGTCAAGCGCATCCGCCGCACGATCACGCTGGAATGCGCGCCCGGCGAAACGATGGTCAAACCCGGCGAACTCGGACCCGGCGGTGCGCCGGCGCGCGAAGAGGCCTACTGCTACTCGCAGGCCGCGCCGCAAATGGCGATGGTCCCGGTCAGCGTTCCCCTGCCACCGCAGGGCGGCATGATCGCTGGTGGCGGCGGCGGAGCCCCGGTGGTGATCGGCGGCTCGGGCGGCTTCGGCGGCTTCGGCGGCGGGTTCTTCGGGGGCTTCTTCGGCGGGTCGAGCAGCGGCGGCAGCGTCAATCTCTCGAGCACCACGACCACCACCGGCGGACAGAGCCAGGGTCAGGGGCAGGTCATCAACGTCGACGTCAATGTCGACAATTCGAATGTCGGGGCGACCTCGACCTCGACGTCGAGCGGCGGCTCCTCGACCTCCACTTCTACCGGCGGTCTGACCAGCACCACGACTTCGTCGTCGGGCAACGTCACCTCGACCTCGAGTTCTTCGGGCAACGTTTCCAGCTCGACCTCGAGTTCGACCTCGGGCAACGTCTCGACCAGCACCTCGACCTCGACCTCCAGCTCGACCTCGGGCAATATCACCTCGAGTACTTCGACCTCGAGCAGCACGTCGACCTCGACCTCGGGATCAAGCAGCACCTCGGGCAGCAGCAGCTACGGCTGCGGCAAGCACTGCGGCACCACCTCGGGCACTCAGGTTCCGGCACCGCCGATGCTGCTCCTGTTCGGCGCGGGTGCCGCGGCGGTCTTCGGCCGGCGCAGGCGCAGAAAGCCCGCCACCGCCTGA
- a CDS encoding Smr/MutS family protein, protein MKPPRGLTAEESAAWARLAATVRPLDPPRHEVGGGGASPPAPAAPAAPAPRPPKGRIPPPRPVPLAAPAPRDPSQPLDSTWDRKLARGTLAPDFTLDLHGHTLEGAHRRLDDGLLQAKAMGARVVLLITGKPRPVAAADRAERRGAIRAKVLDWLAAGPHGSDIAAVRTAHRRHGGEGALYLVLRKRR, encoded by the coding sequence GTGAAGCCCCCGCGCGGACTGACAGCCGAGGAATCCGCCGCCTGGGCGCGCCTTGCCGCGACGGTGCGGCCGCTCGATCCTCCCCGGCACGAGGTGGGTGGTGGAGGGGCTTCGCCACCCGCTCCGGCGGCGCCTGCGGCGCCCGCGCCCCGTCCGCCCAAGGGCCGCATTCCGCCGCCGCGCCCGGTCCCCCTGGCAGCACCGGCGCCGCGCGATCCTTCACAGCCGCTCGATTCGACCTGGGACAGGAAACTGGCGCGCGGTACGCTCGCTCCCGATTTTACGCTCGATCTCCACGGCCATACGCTCGAGGGGGCGCACCGTCGGCTCGACGACGGGTTGCTGCAAGCCAAGGCGATGGGCGCGCGGGTCGTGCTGCTGATCACCGGCAAGCCGCGTCCGGTCGCCGCCGCCGACCGGGCCGAGCGCCGCGGCGCGATCCGCGCCAAGGTCCTCGACTGGCTCGCCGCCGGGCCGCACGGGTCCGATATCGCCGCCGTCCGCACGGCCCACCGCCGCCACGGGGGTGAGGGTGCGCTCTATCTCGTCCTGCGGAAGCGGCGCTGA
- the ahpF gene encoding alkyl hydroperoxide reductase subunit F, translated as MLDATLTQQLKTYLANLREPIELVATLGQGKKSDDTRELLTEIAALHDMVSARFDGAGSRTPSFVIRRASDPDVAVEFAGLPMGHEFTSLVLALLWAGGHPPKVSDEVMAQIRDLEGTYAFEMYFSLSCHNCPDVVQALTLLALNNTGVTATLIEGGTFQDEVESRGVMAVPATFLNGEMWASGKMGVEEILAKLDSNAGARAAAKLAEKKPFDVLIVGGGPAGAAASIYAARKGFATGIAAERFGGQVLDTLGIENFISVPYTEGPKLVAQLEQHVAENAVDVMTLQTAEKLIPARMPGGMHEVRFAGGGSLKARSVILATGARWRQLGVPGEDEYRNKGVAYCPHCDGPLYKGKRVAVIGGGNSGVEAAIDLANIVDHVTLVEFADALRADQVLQDKLHSLGNVDVLLSAETTEITGDGERVTGLVWRGRHSGQEHRVDLEGVFVQIGLVPNTEWLADSGITLSRHGEIEIDGRAATNLPGVFAAGDVTTVPYKQIVIAMGEGSKAALSAFDYLIRTEPVTDIAEAA; from the coding sequence ATGCTCGACGCGACCCTGACCCAGCAGCTCAAGACCTACCTCGCCAACCTGCGCGAGCCGATCGAGCTCGTCGCGACGCTCGGGCAAGGCAAGAAGTCGGACGACACGCGCGAACTCCTCACCGAGATCGCTGCGCTGCATGACATGGTCTCGGCGCGCTTCGACGGGGCCGGTTCGCGGACGCCGAGCTTCGTCATTCGCCGCGCGTCCGATCCGGATGTCGCGGTCGAGTTCGCCGGGCTGCCGATGGGGCACGAGTTCACCAGCCTGGTGCTGGCGCTGCTGTGGGCCGGCGGGCATCCGCCCAAGGTCTCCGACGAGGTCATGGCGCAGATTCGCGACCTCGAGGGCACCTACGCCTTCGAGATGTATTTCTCGCTGAGCTGCCACAACTGCCCCGACGTGGTGCAGGCGCTGACCCTGCTGGCGCTCAACAACACGGGCGTGACCGCGACCCTGATCGAAGGCGGCACGTTCCAGGACGAGGTCGAGAGCCGCGGCGTCATGGCCGTGCCCGCCACGTTCCTGAATGGCGAAATGTGGGCCAGCGGCAAGATGGGCGTCGAGGAAATCCTCGCCAAGCTGGACAGCAACGCCGGCGCCCGCGCCGCGGCCAAGCTGGCCGAGAAGAAGCCGTTCGACGTGCTGATCGTCGGCGGCGGGCCGGCGGGTGCGGCGGCCTCGATCTATGCCGCGCGCAAGGGCTTTGCTACCGGGATCGCGGCCGAGCGGTTCGGCGGCCAGGTGCTCGACACGCTCGGCATCGAGAACTTCATTTCCGTGCCCTATACCGAAGGCCCCAAGCTCGTTGCTCAGCTCGAGCAGCACGTCGCCGAGAACGCGGTCGACGTCATGACGCTCCAGACGGCGGAAAAGCTCATCCCGGCACGCATGCCGGGCGGCATGCACGAAGTGCGCTTTGCCGGCGGCGGCAGCCTCAAGGCACGCAGCGTCATTCTCGCCACCGGCGCGCGCTGGCGCCAGCTCGGCGTGCCGGGCGAGGACGAATACCGCAACAAGGGCGTGGCCTACTGCCCGCACTGCGACGGCCCGCTGTACAAGGGCAAGCGCGTGGCGGTGATCGGCGGCGGCAATTCGGGGGTCGAGGCGGCCATCGACCTGGCCAACATCGTCGATCACGTCACGCTGGTCGAATTCGCCGACGCCCTGCGCGCCGACCAGGTTCTGCAGGACAAGCTCCATTCGCTCGGCAACGTCGACGTGCTGCTCTCGGCCGAGACGACCGAGATCACCGGCGACGGCGAGCGCGTGACCGGCCTGGTGTGGCGCGGGCGGCATTCGGGGCAGGAGCACCGCGTGGATCTCGAAGGCGTGTTCGTGCAGATCGGCCTCGTTCCGAATACCGAATGGCTCGCGGACAGCGGCATCACGCTGTCGCGCCACGGCGAGATCGAGATCGACGGGCGGGCGGCGACCAACCTGCCCGGCGTTTTTGCGGCAGGCGACGTGACCACGGTTCCCTACAAGCAGATCGTGATCGCGATGGGCGAAGGCTCCAAGGCGGCGCTCAGCGCGTTCGACTATCTGATCCGCACCGAACCGGTCACCGACATCGCGGAAGCCGCCTGA
- a CDS encoding VIT1/CCC1 transporter family protein → MGRLHVHSESHATSRIGWLRAAVMGANDGIVSTASLIVGVASASAGRSEVLVAGMAALFAGAMSMAAGEYVSVSSQADTEKADLARETRELAEQPDFEHAELAKIYEGRGVDPATASTVATQMMAHDALGAHARDELGISEATTARPLQAAMASALTFTAGAAAPLAVVPLVPMGIVIPAVAAVSLLCLVVLGGLGAKAGSAPLVPSMVRVSFWGALAMAVTAGVGQLFGATVA, encoded by the coding sequence ATGGGCCGTCTTCACGTTCACTCCGAATCCCACGCCACCTCGCGGATCGGTTGGCTGCGGGCCGCCGTAATGGGCGCCAACGACGGGATTGTCTCGACCGCCAGCCTGATCGTCGGCGTCGCCTCGGCCAGTGCCGGGCGCAGCGAAGTGCTGGTCGCGGGCATGGCGGCGCTGTTTGCCGGAGCGATGTCGATGGCGGCGGGCGAATATGTCTCGGTCAGTTCGCAGGCCGATACCGAGAAGGCCGATCTTGCCCGCGAGACCCGCGAACTGGCCGAACAGCCCGACTTCGAGCACGCCGAACTGGCCAAGATCTACGAGGGCCGAGGCGTCGATCCGGCCACCGCCAGCACCGTGGCGACGCAGATGATGGCGCACGATGCCCTAGGCGCCCACGCCCGCGACGAACTGGGGATTTCCGAAGCCACCACGGCCCGGCCGCTGCAGGCGGCGATGGCCTCCGCACTGACATTCACCGCGGGTGCGGCCGCGCCGCTTGCCGTCGTTCCGCTGGTCCCCATGGGCATCGTGATCCCGGCGGTGGCAGCCGTATCGTTGCTGTGCCTCGTCGTTCTGGGCGGCCTGGGCGCGAAGGCCGGCAGCGCGCCGCTCGTTCCCTCGATGGTGCGAGTAAGCTTCTGGGGCGCGCTGGCGATGGCCGTAACGGCCGGGGTGGGGCAGCTGTTCGGCGCGACGGTCGCCTGA
- the katG gene encoding catalase/peroxidase HPI → MDAKTGSIEGGCPVPHDGGVRALLGRTNKDWWPEMLATEILNPNGPTNPYGDDFDYAEAFNAVDYKALKQDLTDLMTDSQPWWPADYGHYGPFFIRMAWHAAGTYRTADGRGGANSGQQRFAPLDSWPDNGNLDKARRLLWPIKQKYGKNISWADLFILAGNVAIESMGGPTFGFGGGRADVYEPERDIYWGSEDKWVNENVQTRIAPDHGMHELEGPLAAIQMGLIYVNPEGPQGNPHDMEGMARDIKETFARMAMDHEETVALTAGGHTFGKCHGNGDPSTLGAAPAGGDLAAQGFGWVSGEEHGGIGEHTVTSGLEGAWTNTPDKWSENYFRLLLDYDYELVKSPAGAQQWQPIDQKEEDMAPAAWDPSKKVPTMMTTADMALKNDPEFRKISEKFRNDHEAFKDAFARAWFKLTHRDMGPKARYLGPEVPEEDLIWQDPVPAGTMPSDSLVNEIKGKIADSGLTVSQLIKTAWASASTYRKSDHRGGANGARVALEPQKNWEVNEPVMLAKVIDTLNGLRGDMSLADAIVLGGVVGLEKAIKDAGFSVEVPFTGGRGDATQDQTDAASFDVMEPEADAFRNYVGKKKLAIKVEEMMLDRASLLGLSVPEMTVLIGGLRVLGANHGERGHGHFTKRSGQLTNDFFVNLYDMTNVWKATDDSDQEYVATDRKDGSTKWHATRADLIFGSNSELRAVGQVYAENGNEEKFVKDFVKAWTKVMDADRFDLTCAKYHQ, encoded by the coding sequence ATGGACGCCAAGACAGGATCGATCGAGGGCGGTTGCCCGGTACCCCACGACGGAGGCGTGCGGGCGCTGCTCGGCCGCACCAACAAGGACTGGTGGCCGGAGATGCTCGCCACCGAAATCCTCAACCCCAACGGCCCCACCAACCCCTACGGCGACGATTTCGACTACGCCGAGGCTTTCAACGCCGTCGATTACAAGGCGCTCAAGCAGGACCTCACCGACCTGATGACCGACAGCCAGCCGTGGTGGCCGGCGGACTACGGCCATTACGGACCGTTCTTCATCCGCATGGCCTGGCACGCGGCGGGTACCTACCGCACCGCCGACGGCCGCGGCGGCGCCAACAGCGGCCAGCAGCGCTTCGCCCCGCTCGACAGCTGGCCCGACAACGGCAATCTCGACAAGGCGCGCCGCCTGCTGTGGCCGATCAAGCAGAAGTACGGCAAGAACATCAGCTGGGCCGACCTGTTCATCCTCGCCGGCAACGTCGCGATCGAGAGCATGGGCGGGCCGACCTTCGGCTTCGGCGGCGGCCGCGCCGACGTCTACGAGCCCGAGCGCGACATCTATTGGGGTTCGGAAGACAAGTGGGTGAACGAGAACGTTCAGACCCGCATCGCGCCAGACCACGGCATGCACGAGCTCGAAGGACCGCTCGCCGCGATCCAGATGGGCCTGATCTACGTCAACCCCGAAGGCCCGCAGGGCAATCCGCACGACATGGAAGGCATGGCGCGCGACATCAAGGAAACCTTCGCCCGCATGGCGATGGATCACGAAGAGACGGTAGCGCTTACCGCCGGCGGCCATACCTTCGGCAAGTGCCACGGCAATGGCGATCCATCGACCCTTGGCGCGGCGCCGGCGGGCGGCGACCTCGCCGCGCAGGGCTTCGGCTGGGTTTCCGGAGAAGAGCATGGCGGCATCGGCGAGCACACCGTGACAAGCGGCCTCGAAGGTGCGTGGACCAATACCCCCGACAAGTGGAGCGAGAACTACTTCCGCCTGCTGCTCGATTACGATTACGAGCTGGTGAAGTCCCCCGCGGGCGCCCAGCAGTGGCAGCCGATCGACCAGAAGGAAGAGGACATGGCGCCGGCGGCCTGGGACCCGAGCAAGAAGGTTCCGACGATGATGACCACCGCGGACATGGCGCTCAAGAACGATCCGGAATTCCGCAAGATATCGGAGAAGTTCCGCAACGATCACGAGGCGTTCAAGGATGCCTTCGCCCGCGCGTGGTTCAAGCTGACCCACCGCGACATGGGCCCCAAGGCGCGCTACCTTGGGCCCGAGGTGCCCGAAGAAGACCTGATCTGGCAGGATCCGGTCCCGGCCGGCACGATGCCATCCGACAGCCTTGTCAACGAGATCAAGGGCAAGATCGCCGATAGCGGGCTGACCGTCAGCCAGCTGATCAAGACCGCCTGGGCCTCGGCCTCGACGTATCGCAAGTCCGACCACCGGGGCGGCGCCAACGGCGCGCGCGTGGCGCTCGAGCCGCAGAAGAACTGGGAGGTCAACGAGCCGGTGATGCTCGCCAAGGTCATCGACACCCTCAACGGCCTGCGCGGGGACATGAGCCTCGCCGATGCCATCGTTCTCGGCGGAGTGGTCGGGCTCGAGAAGGCGATCAAGGACGCCGGCTTCTCAGTCGAGGTCCCCTTCACGGGCGGTCGCGGCGACGCGACGCAGGACCAGACCGATGCCGCGAGCTTCGACGTGATGGAGCCCGAGGCCGACGCCTTCCGCAACTACGTCGGCAAGAAGAAGCTCGCGATCAAGGTCGAGGAAATGATGCTCGACCGCGCCAGCCTGCTCGGCCTCTCGGTGCCAGAGATGACGGTGCTGATCGGCGGCCTGCGCGTGCTCGGCGCCAACCACGGCGAACGCGGGCACGGCCACTTCACCAAGCGTTCGGGCCAGTTGACCAACGACTTCTTCGTCAACCTCTACGACATGACGAACGTCTGGAAGGCGACTGACGACAGCGACCAGGAATACGTCGCGACCGACCGCAAGGACGGCAGCACCAAGTGGCACGCCACCCGCGCCGACCTGATCTTCGGTTCGAACTCCGAACTGCGCGCCGTCGGACAGGTCTACGCCGAGAATGGAAACGAAGAGAAGTTCGTGAAGGACTTCGTCAAGGCCTGGACCAAGGTCATGGACGCCGACCGCTTCGACCTGACCTGCGCCAAGTACCACCAGTAG
- the ruvA gene encoding Holliday junction branch migration protein RuvA: protein MIAKLKGVLDETGSDWAVIDVAGVGYLVHCSSKTLAALGEVGEGCTVFTDLQVSENDMRLLGFADAGERDWFRLLTQVQGVGSKVALAILSALSTQELRDACAAIDAATVARAQGVGPKLAGRIVNELKDKAGALPGSGLAGASVAAPRGGAAADALSALQNLGFKPAIAAAAVAHAQAELGDDASDTDLIRVALKRAAG from the coding sequence ATGATTGCCAAGCTCAAGGGTGTGCTCGACGAGACGGGGAGCGACTGGGCGGTGATCGACGTCGCCGGCGTCGGTTACCTCGTCCACTGCTCGTCGAAGACGCTCGCCGCGCTGGGCGAGGTGGGCGAGGGCTGCACGGTCTTCACCGACCTGCAGGTGTCCGAGAACGACATGCGCCTGCTCGGCTTCGCCGACGCCGGCGAGCGCGACTGGTTCCGGCTGTTGACCCAGGTGCAGGGCGTCGGCTCGAAAGTGGCGCTGGCGATCCTTTCGGCGCTCTCTACGCAAGAACTGCGCGACGCCTGCGCCGCCATCGACGCCGCCACGGTGGCGAGAGCGCAGGGCGTTGGCCCGAAGCTGGCGGGCCGCATCGTCAACGAACTCAAGGACAAGGCCGGCGCGCTGCCCGGAAGCGGACTGGCCGGCGCCTCAGTCGCCGCGCCGCGCGGCGGAGCCGCCGCCGATGCCTTGTCCGCGCTGCAGAACCTCGGCTTCAAGCCCGCCATCGCGGCCGCTGCCGTCGCCCACGCACAGGCCGAGCTGGGCGACGACGCCAGCGACACCGATCTCATCCGCGTGGCGCTGAAGAGGGCGGCGGGGTGA
- the ruvB gene encoding Holliday junction branch migration DNA helicase RuvB produces the protein MTDNPALSPQRQPEDPDAALRPKTLTEFVGQEAARENLRVFIEAARGRGEAMDHVLFFGPPGLGKTTLAQIVAREMGVGFRATSGPVIGKTGDLAALLTNLEPNDVLFIDEIHRLNPVVEEVLYPAMEDRALDLIIGEGPSARSVRIDLPPFTLIGATTRQGLLTTPLRDRFGIPVRLNFYTVEELQRVVTRGADKLGVAIDPAGAREIARRARGTPRVAGRLLRRVRDFAHVAGDGTVTQGVADKALTRLEVDALGLDAMDRRYLTMIAEIYGGGPVGVETLAAGLAEPRDTIEEVVEPFLIQLGLVARTARGRCLNAGGWKHLGMNPPGGLQEGLFGDSPAAK, from the coding sequence ATGACCGATAACCCCGCCCTCTCCCCCCAGCGCCAGCCGGAGGACCCGGACGCCGCGCTGCGGCCCAAGACCCTGACCGAGTTCGTCGGCCAAGAGGCCGCGCGCGAGAATTTGCGAGTCTTCATCGAGGCTGCGCGGGGACGCGGCGAGGCGATGGACCACGTGCTGTTCTTCGGGCCGCCGGGGCTGGGCAAGACCACGCTGGCGCAGATCGTCGCGCGCGAGATGGGCGTCGGTTTCCGCGCCACCAGCGGGCCGGTGATCGGCAAGACCGGCGACCTCGCCGCGCTGCTCACCAACCTCGAGCCCAACGACGTGCTGTTCATCGACGAGATTCACCGTCTCAACCCGGTGGTCGAGGAAGTGCTCTACCCGGCGATGGAGGACCGCGCGCTCGACCTGATCATCGGCGAGGGCCCTTCGGCGCGCTCGGTGCGGATCGACCTGCCGCCGTTCACGCTGATCGGGGCGACCACCCGGCAGGGGCTGCTGACCACCCCGCTGCGCGACCGCTTCGGCATCCCGGTGCGGCTCAACTTCTACACCGTCGAGGAACTGCAGCGGGTGGTGACCCGCGGGGCCGACAAGCTCGGCGTGGCTATCGATCCCGCCGGCGCGCGCGAGATCGCCCGCCGCGCCCGCGGCACGCCGCGCGTGGCCGGGCGGTTGCTGCGCCGGGTCCGCGACTTCGCCCACGTCGCCGGCGACGGGACGGTCACGCAGGGCGTGGCCGACAAGGCGCTGACCCGGCTCGAGGTCGACGCCCTCGGGCTCGACGCGATGGACCGGCGTTACCTGACGATGATCGCCGAGATCTACGGCGGCGGCCCGGTCGGGGTGGAAACGCTCGCCGCCGGCCTCGCCGAGCCGCGCGACACGATCGAGGAAGTGGTCGAACCGTTCCTCATCCAGCTCGGCCTGGTGGCCCGCACCGCGCGTGGGCGATGCCTTAACGCGGGCGGCTGGAAACACCTCGGAATGAACCCTCCCGGCGGCCTGCAGGAAGGTCTTTTCGGCGATTCTCCGGCTGCGAAATAG